The following are encoded in a window of Oncorhynchus keta strain PuntledgeMale-10-30-2019 chromosome 10, Oket_V2, whole genome shotgun sequence genomic DNA:
- the LOC127932612 gene encoding keratin-associated protein 16-1-like, protein MCEEVMCEEVMCEEVMCEEVMCEEVMCEEVMCEEVMCEEVMCEEGMCEEAMCEEAMCEEAMCEEAMCEEAMCEEAMCEEVMCEEVMCEEVMCEEVMCGEVMCEEAMCEEAMCEEVMCEEVMCEEVMCEEVMCEEVMCEKVMCEEVMCGEVMCEEVMCEEVV, encoded by the coding sequence ATGTGTGAGGAAGTGATGTGTGAGGAAGTGATGTGTGAGGAAGTGATGTGTGAGGAAGTGATGTGTGAGGAAGTGATGTGTGAGGAAGTGATGTGTGAGGAAGTGATGTGTGAGGAAGTGATGTGTGAGGAAGGGATGTGTGAGGAAGCGATGTGTGAGGAAGCGATGTGTGAGGAAGCGATGTGTGAGGAAGCGATGTGTGAGGAAGCGATGTGTGAGGAAGCGATGTGTGAGGAAGTGATGTGTGAGGAAGTGATGTGTGAGGAAGTGATGTGTGAGGAAGTGATGTGTGGTGAAGTGATGTGTGAGGAAGCGATGTGTGAGGAAGCGATGTGTGAGGAAGTGATGTGTGAGGAAGTGATGTGTGAGGAAGTTATGTGTGAGGAAGTGATGTGTGAGGAAGTGATGTGTGAGAAAGTGATGTGTGAGGAAGTGATGTGTGGTGAAGTGATGTGTGAGGAAGTGATGTGTGAGGAAGTTGTGTGA
- the LOC118388203 gene encoding zinc finger and SCAN domain-containing protein 2-like, producing the protein MTKLQYLNVYLTERLMQAAEEILRVVADTISEYQEEISRTKRENQYLKRHLITPVLPPAPQPILSWVSEPRTPPEQQHCEQEWRLSLGQEDLETTPIKEEQGELGTSQEEEQLQVPESDTKEDSISTLPCVKNDEDRPQPSHLSRTETVENRVRESLLTNTTGQIKTEPDGYGVSLSEPTSDSPQSQPVSEVSPDSSRTQSQNTENTESVPIVLRDLERRPEEDTDTHSCTQCGAVFCELSQLEAHMPSHTVPHSGDTSHRQIMCTVCWKSFTSTSYLKVHQRSHTKEKPFHCGVCGKSFSYSGKFREHQRIHTGERPYRCYVCGKRFNQSAHLKAHLRVHTGEKPYSCPVCGKGFSQSSQIKRHLRTHIQGR; encoded by the exons ATGACTAAATTACAATATCTGAATGTGTATTTGACTGAGCGTCTCATGCAAGCTGCTGAGGAAATACTAAGAGTTGTCGCAGACACGATCTCCGAGTACCAGGAAGAAATATCCCGGACAAAGCGAGAGAACCAATACCTTAAACGACACTTGATCACACCGGTCCTACCGCCGG CCCCTCAGCCCATTCTCTCTTGGGTCTCAGAGCCGCGAACTCCCCCTGAACAACAGCACTGTGAGCAGGAGTGGAGGCTCAGTCTTGGCCAGGAGGACCTTGAGACCACACCGATTAAAGAGGAACAGGGTGAACTCGGGACCagtcaggaggaagagcagcttcaaGTACCGGAGTCTGATACCAAAGAAGACTCCATATCTACTCTTCCCTGTGTGAAAAATGATGAGGACCGACCTCAGCCTTCACATCTTTCCAGAACCGAAACTGTGGAGAACAGAGTCAGGGAGTCTCTACTGACCAACACAACTGGACAGATCAAAACAGAACCTGATGGCTATGGAGTATCACTATCAGAACCAACCAGTGACTCCCCTCAGTCTCAGCCCGTCTCTGAAGTAAGTCCAGACTCTTCTAGAACACAAAGTCAGAACACTGAGAACACAGAAAGTGTTCCTATTGTTCTGAGAGATCTAGAAAGGAGACCAGAGGaggatacagacacacactcatgtaCTCAGTGTGGAGCTGTGTTCTGTGAGCTATCCCAACTGGAGGCACACATGCCAtcccacacagtaccacacagtggTGACACTAGTCACAGGCAAATCATGTGCACAGTCTGTTGGAAGTCATTCACCTCTACCAGTTACCTCAAGGTCCACCAGCGTTCTCACACTAAGGAGAAGCCCTTtcactgtggtgtgtgtggtaaGAGCTTCAGCTACTCAGGGAAGTTTAGGGAACACCAGCggattcacacaggagagagaccttACCGCTGCTACGTGTGTGGTAAACGCTTCAACCAGTCAGCCCACCTGAAGGCTCACCTGAGggtacacacaggggagaaaccctactcctgtcctgtctgtgggAAAGGATTCAGTCAGTCCAGCCAGATCAAGAGACACCTCAGAACTCACATCCAAGGGAGGTAG